From one Streptomyces spiramyceticus genomic stretch:
- a CDS encoding helix-turn-helix transcriptional regulator, with translation MATNAIDQTRRMLSLVTYLRERPGAHVSDVARAFGITEDELISDLDVLPMCGTSFRGGDLLDIDTDGDRIWWRNADASGTSTAAPLRLAADEATALLVAARAVSTLPGLREGDRQALLRATAKLEAAAGEVAGASSRLSVTFESEGGVFADVDRAISERRRLWLRYYSPARDELTEREVDPIRLFAVGHTYMEAWCRLSEARRTFRLDRVAEIKLLDEPSSPPEIELRDLSEGLVQPSADDPEVVVEVGPGGRWVAEYYPHDSAEELPDGGLRITLRTPDPASLRRLALRLGGDGHIVSPRDLAVSAREAAREALEAYESQA, from the coding sequence ATGGCCACGAACGCGATCGACCAGACCCGGCGGATGCTCTCCCTGGTGACGTATCTGCGCGAGCGCCCCGGCGCGCACGTCAGTGATGTCGCCCGGGCCTTCGGGATCACCGAGGACGAGCTGATCTCCGACCTCGACGTCCTGCCCATGTGCGGTACGAGCTTCCGCGGCGGCGACCTCCTCGACATCGACACCGACGGGGACAGGATCTGGTGGCGCAATGCGGATGCCTCCGGCACGAGCACAGCGGCGCCGCTGCGGCTCGCCGCCGACGAGGCCACCGCGCTGCTCGTAGCCGCCCGGGCCGTTTCCACCCTCCCCGGCCTGCGCGAGGGCGACCGGCAGGCGCTCCTGCGGGCCACGGCCAAGCTGGAGGCCGCGGCGGGCGAGGTGGCGGGTGCCAGCTCCCGGCTCTCGGTGACCTTCGAGTCCGAGGGCGGTGTCTTCGCCGACGTCGACCGGGCGATCTCGGAGCGGCGCAGGCTGTGGCTGCGGTACTACTCCCCGGCGCGTGACGAGCTGACCGAGCGCGAGGTCGACCCGATCCGGCTGTTCGCGGTCGGCCATACGTACATGGAGGCCTGGTGCAGGCTCTCCGAGGCGCGGCGTACGTTCCGCCTGGACCGGGTCGCCGAGATCAAGCTGCTCGACGAGCCGTCCTCACCGCCGGAGATCGAGCTGCGGGATCTGTCGGAGGGACTGGTCCAGCCCTCGGCGGACGATCCCGAGGTCGTGGTGGAGGTCGGCCCCGGTGGCCGCTGGGTCGCCGAGTACTACCCGCACGACAGTGCCGAGGAGCTGCCCGACGGCGGCCTGCGGATCACGCTGCGCACGCCCGATCCGGCCTCGCTGCGGCGGCTCGCCCTGCGGCTCGGCGGGGACGGGCACATCGTGTCGCCACGGGATCTTGCGGTCAGCGCGCGTGAGGCGGCCCGCGAGGCCCTTGAGGCGTACGAGAGCCAGGCGTAA
- a CDS encoding helix-turn-helix transcriptional regulator has translation MAIAKAERLMNLALCLLGTRRPLSKRELRGSIEAYLEAGSDDSFNRMFERDKDDLRELGLVIETVENLDGDAGYLARRDSNRLPAITLDAEEAAALGLAAKVWQQARLAGAASGALQKLRAAGMPEAEDPFEGHQSALEPRIPVHETAFEPLMLACRDRRPVVFDYRKGNAARPETRQVEPWTLECWRGHWYLAGWDRDRGAERVFRLSRITGKVRSRTGSFTAEVPDVVTVRETVESWAGETATRSALIKLRQGSGYPLRARATAVRDLGDGWDELAIPYGHGLDAWLVELGPEIVVLEPADLRADVVDRLRAVAKD, from the coding sequence ATGGCGATTGCCAAGGCCGAACGGTTGATGAATCTGGCGCTTTGCCTGCTCGGGACCCGGCGCCCGCTCAGCAAGCGGGAACTCCGGGGGTCCATTGAGGCCTACCTGGAAGCCGGCAGCGACGATTCCTTCAACCGGATGTTCGAGCGCGACAAGGATGATCTGCGCGAACTCGGTCTGGTCATCGAAACCGTCGAAAACCTCGACGGCGACGCCGGCTATCTGGCCCGCCGTGACAGCAACCGGCTCCCCGCCATCACTCTGGACGCCGAGGAGGCCGCCGCCCTCGGCCTCGCCGCCAAGGTCTGGCAGCAGGCCCGCCTCGCCGGAGCCGCCAGCGGCGCCCTGCAGAAACTGCGCGCCGCCGGGATGCCGGAGGCGGAGGACCCGTTCGAAGGTCACCAGAGCGCCCTCGAACCCCGGATCCCCGTGCACGAGACGGCGTTCGAGCCGCTGATGCTGGCCTGCCGCGACCGCCGCCCCGTCGTCTTCGACTATCGCAAGGGAAACGCCGCCCGTCCCGAGACCCGGCAGGTCGAGCCATGGACGCTGGAGTGCTGGCGCGGCCACTGGTATCTCGCGGGCTGGGACCGGGACCGGGGCGCCGAGCGCGTCTTCCGGCTCTCCCGGATCACCGGCAAGGTCCGCTCCCGCACCGGTTCCTTCACGGCCGAGGTGCCGGACGTCGTGACCGTACGCGAGACCGTGGAGAGCTGGGCCGGCGAGACCGCGACCCGCAGCGCCCTGATCAAGCTGCGCCAGGGCTCCGGCTATCCGCTTCGGGCCAGGGCCACGGCCGTACGGGACCTGGGCGATGGCTGGGACGAGCTGGCGATTCCGTACGGGCACGGGCTCGACGCCTGGCTCGTCGAGCTCGGCCCCGAGATCGTCGTACTGGAGCCCGCTGATCTGCGGGCGGACGTCGTGGACCGGCTGCGCGCCGTGGCCAAGGACTGA
- a CDS encoding FKBP-type peptidyl-prolyl cis-trans isomerase: MSIEKPEVDFPGGEPPKDLEIEDIWEGDGAVAKAGDFVKVHYVGVAFSTGEEFDASWNRGNPLEFKLGAGQVISGWDEGVQGMKVGGRRRLTIPAHLAYGDRGAGGGVIAPGETLIFVCDLVAV; the protein is encoded by the coding sequence GTGAGCATCGAGAAGCCCGAGGTCGACTTCCCGGGTGGCGAGCCGCCGAAGGATCTGGAGATCGAGGACATCTGGGAGGGCGACGGCGCGGTGGCCAAGGCCGGCGACTTCGTCAAGGTCCACTACGTGGGTGTGGCCTTCTCCACGGGCGAGGAGTTCGACGCGTCCTGGAACCGCGGCAACCCGCTGGAGTTCAAGCTCGGCGCCGGCCAGGTCATCTCCGGCTGGGACGAGGGCGTGCAGGGCATGAAGGTCGGCGGCCGTCGCCGGCTGACCATCCCCGCGCACCTCGCGTACGGCGACCGTGGCGCCGGTGGCGGCGTCATCGCCCCGGGCGAGACGCTGATCTTCGTCTGCGACCTCGTCGCGGTCTGA
- a CDS encoding FKBP-type peptidyl-prolyl cis-trans isomerase — MRRLAGLLVVPLLLLSTAACGNDDKGSDSTSSKNGLPAITAGAKFGEKPTLAKGEGDPPKELKVNVVSEGKGQKLKKGDQAQVDYLGQAWDSDKPFDNSFDRGEPYPVTIGGGGVIPGWQKALDGQKVGSRLQVSIPPELGYGAQGQQPSIKPNATLVFVMDIVKAKSIPVSAKGTEVAQDNIDLPKVGTNADGKAPKVTVPEKSDPPKKLVSSYVLESDGAKVKDTDTVTVAYQGLIWKGAKLFDSTYAQGTTQQFALPQVTVKGLKDGLIGKKVGSRVLLVIPPDQAFGDKKQDAIPANSTLVFQVDILAVM; from the coding sequence GTGCGCCGACTTGCCGGCCTACTTGTCGTCCCCCTGCTGCTGCTCTCGACAGCGGCGTGCGGCAATGATGACAAGGGCTCCGACTCCACCTCGTCAAAGAATGGACTGCCGGCGATCACCGCGGGCGCCAAGTTCGGCGAGAAGCCCACCCTGGCCAAGGGCGAGGGCGATCCGCCCAAGGAACTCAAGGTCAATGTCGTCAGCGAGGGCAAGGGCCAGAAGCTCAAGAAGGGCGACCAGGCCCAGGTCGACTACCTCGGACAGGCCTGGGACTCCGACAAGCCGTTCGACAACAGTTTCGACCGAGGTGAGCCGTATCCGGTGACCATCGGTGGCGGCGGTGTCATCCCGGGCTGGCAGAAGGCACTGGACGGCCAGAAGGTCGGCAGCCGCCTGCAGGTGTCGATCCCGCCGGAACTCGGCTACGGCGCGCAGGGCCAGCAACCGTCGATCAAGCCCAACGCCACGCTCGTCTTCGTGATGGACATCGTGAAGGCCAAGAGCATCCCCGTCTCCGCCAAGGGCACCGAGGTCGCGCAGGACAACATCGATCTGCCCAAGGTCGGCACGAATGCCGACGGCAAGGCGCCGAAGGTCACGGTGCCGGAGAAGTCCGACCCGCCGAAGAAGCTCGTCTCCTCCTACGTGCTGGAGAGCGACGGCGCGAAGGTGAAAGACACCGACACCGTGACCGTCGCCTACCAGGGCCTGATCTGGAAGGGCGCCAAGCTGTTCGATAGTACGTACGCCCAGGGCACGACCCAGCAGTTCGCGCTGCCGCAGGTCACGGTCAAGGGTCTCAAGGACGGTCTGATCGGCAAGAAGGTCGGCAGCCGCGTCCTCCTCGTCATCCCGCCGGACCAGGCTTTCGGTGACAAGAAGCAGGACGCCATCCCCGCCAACTCGACGCTGGTCTTCCAGGTGGACATCCTCGCCGTGATGTAA
- a CDS encoding matrixin family metalloprotease, with translation MVKWKTSGTKQLAAKANFPRNLRNGLKGGLTQWNRSGSGLRYAAPTYTSGWQVYAFRASHSYSQLMGVSPGVALTNVSRGRHTGGALILSNRFTWVNGSQNINAKRADVQTVVVHEVGHFTGLAHPWPDHCSDHTPYTAAEKKSVMTTIITGTRRKLNSDDVAGVKALY, from the coding sequence ATGGTGAAGTGGAAGACTTCCGGAACCAAGCAGCTGGCCGCGAAGGCTAACTTCCCGCGCAACCTCAGGAACGGCCTCAAGGGCGGCCTGACTCAGTGGAACCGCAGTGGCTCCGGGCTGCGCTATGCCGCTCCCACATACACGAGCGGATGGCAGGTCTACGCCTTCCGCGCGTCCCACAGCTACAGCCAGCTCATGGGAGTTTCGCCCGGCGTGGCCTTGACGAACGTCAGCCGCGGTCGACACACGGGTGGAGCGCTCATCCTTTCCAACAGGTTCACATGGGTGAATGGCAGCCAGAACATCAATGCCAAAAGAGCCGACGTTCAGACCGTCGTCGTGCACGAGGTAGGCCACTTCACTGGCCTCGCACACCCGTGGCCGGACCACTGCTCCGATCACACGCCCTACACCGCGGCCGAGAAGAAATCGGTCATGACCACCATCATCACTGGTACCCGACGCAAGCTCAACAGTGACGATGTTGCTGGCGTCAAGGCCCTTTACTGA